In one Silene latifolia isolate original U9 population chromosome 10, ASM4854445v1, whole genome shotgun sequence genomic region, the following are encoded:
- the LOC141605351 gene encoding uncharacterized protein LOC141605351: MSPVINTHNVSVTKNNNSSSSNMMEERYYESIIFSGPIVFTLIILFLFYFFYLRRHSVDWSSLRMRQSRIDSASASAAAADDLVNEVGLKKEFRELLPVIIYKESFTVKDTQCSVCLGDYQAEDKLQQIPGCYHTFHLNCIDLWLATHTTCPLCRLSLVTSSKDPPDSHPDSPSDNDSRGDSVYSIDGVLNSDNPSDNGSGVESVHSVDDVHNPDNPPSGDGSRVDSVHSIDCVHLQSRLQVS, encoded by the exons ATGTCGCCAGTAATTAACACTCACAATGTAAGTGTAACGAAGaacaacaacagcagcagcagcaatatGATGGAAGAAAGATACTATGAATCAATAATATTTTCTGGACCAATTGTATTTACTTTGATTATTTTAttcttgttttatttcttttatctTCGTCGTCATAGTGTTGATTGGTCATCTCTCCGCATGCGCCAATCTCGTATCGATTCCGCTTCCGCCTCCGCCGCTGCTGCTGATGATTTG gTAAATGAAGTGGGATTGAAGAAAGAGTTTAGAGAATTGTTGCCTGTTATTATCTACAAGGAGAGTTTCACTGTTAAGGATACTCA ATGTTCAGTGTGCCTGGGAGATTACCAAGCAGAAGACAAACTCCAACAAATACCCGGATGTTATCATACGTTTCACCTAAACTGCATCGACCTCTGGCTTGCTACTCATACTACTTGTCCACTATGCCGTCTTTCCCTAGTCACTTCATCTAAAGATCCACCAGATTCACATCCCgatagtccatccgataatgacaGCAGAGGTGACAGTGTCTATAGTATTGACGGTGTACTAAATTCTGATAATCCTTCAGATAATGGGAGCGGAGTTGAGAGTGTCCATAGTGTCGACGATGTACATAATCCCGATAATCCTCCTTCTGGTGATGGCAGCAGAGTTGACAGTGTCCATAGTATTGACTGTGTACATCTACAAAGCAGGCTCCAGGTTTCCTGA